The following coding sequences are from one Lysinibacillus sp. FSL W8-0992 window:
- a CDS encoding right-handed parallel beta-helix repeat-containing protein — translation MKKIYFILLVAVAIVIVFVLNNNVDKKDQAIYVATNGNDQNDGTKSKPFRTIKKAALEADAGTTVLIRKGNYHEKLVVKQSGTKSKPITFKAYNKEKVVLSGKDLKDVEEDTALVVINNKNYVTISGLTIQDLSTHLADETVMGIYVTGSSSHITLENNHVQRIETYADNGNGHGIAIYGTGTMQDIHISNNTLEDLKLGASESLVLNGNIDGFKVENNIVRRSDNIGIDLIGYEGISNDIKVDFVRNGIVKNNIVYDISSYGNPAYGEEYAAGGIYVDGGKNITIEKNTVYKSDIGIEATSEHAKKYADNIKIINNIIYENFYTGIAIGGYDEDRGGTINSTISQNILYRNDTKGLDGGQLLLQYDTKNNVIERNVFTAGPSRIFISNYFTTNQKNKLQRNVFHKEKGETGIWIWKEEEYTSFSKFRKASKSDEKSSYIDPKYQNANKYDFRLKEDSPAQKIVY, via the coding sequence ATGAAAAAAATTTATTTTATCCTCTTGGTTGCAGTTGCTATAGTGATTGTCTTTGTTTTAAACAATAATGTGGATAAGAAGGATCAAGCTATTTACGTTGCGACAAATGGAAATGATCAAAATGATGGTACAAAATCAAAGCCGTTTCGCACAATAAAAAAAGCGGCTTTAGAAGCAGATGCCGGTACTACCGTCCTCATACGAAAAGGAAATTATCATGAAAAACTTGTCGTAAAACAAAGTGGCACCAAGTCAAAACCGATTACATTTAAAGCTTACAACAAGGAGAAAGTTGTTCTTAGTGGAAAGGACTTGAAGGATGTTGAAGAGGATACAGCCTTAGTGGTGATAAATAATAAAAATTACGTGACCATCAGTGGATTAACTATTCAGGATTTATCTACTCATTTAGCGGACGAAACGGTAATGGGGATTTATGTAACAGGTTCTAGCAGCCATATTACACTAGAAAATAATCATGTGCAGCGCATTGAAACCTATGCAGATAATGGGAACGGCCATGGGATTGCTATATACGGAACTGGCACAATGCAAGATATACATATTTCAAATAATACATTAGAAGACTTGAAACTAGGGGCAAGTGAATCTCTTGTTCTAAATGGAAATATTGACGGTTTTAAAGTAGAAAATAATATAGTTCGCCGTAGTGATAATATCGGGATTGATCTAATTGGTTATGAAGGCATTTCAAATGATATAAAAGTGGACTTTGTGCGGAATGGCATCGTAAAGAATAATATAGTTTATGACATATCCTCTTACGGCAATCCAGCTTATGGGGAGGAGTATGCTGCTGGCGGAATTTATGTAGATGGTGGGAAAAATATAACCATTGAAAAGAATACCGTTTATAAAAGTGATATTGGAATAGAAGCAACCTCTGAGCATGCTAAAAAATACGCTGATAACATTAAAATAATAAACAATATTATTTATGAAAACTTTTACACTGGGATAGCAATTGGTGGGTATGATGAAGATCGGGGAGGTACGATCAATTCGACTATCTCTCAAAATATTCTTTATCGAAATGACACAAAGGGGCTTGATGGGGGACAGCTATTATTACAATATGATACAAAAAACAATGTGATAGAAAGAAATGTTTTCACCGCTGGACCATCGCGGATTTTTATCTCCAACTATTTTACAACCAATCAAAAAAATAAACTACAAAGGAATGTATTCCATAAAGAAAAAGGAGAAACGGGTATTTGGATATGGAAAGAGGAAGAATATACTTCTTTTTCTAAATTTCGAAAAGCCTCAAAAAGTGATGAGAAGTCAAGCTATATAGACCCGAAATATCAAAATGCAAACAAATATGATTTTCGGTTAAAAGAGGATTCGCCTGCCCAAAAAATTGTATACTAA
- a CDS encoding ABC transporter ATP-binding protein has translation MLKLDGINKIFNEGTPDEKIALAEINLHLKPGDFVTIIGSNGAGKSTMMNMISGALTPDFGSVLIDGNNVTGLPEYKRSHFIGRVFQDPMAGTAPTMTIEENLALAYSRNKSRGLHIGVDKKRRQVFKESLEMLGLNLENRLSAKVGLLSGGERQALSLLMATFTKPSILLLDEHTAALDPSRAELITRITKHLVEKDNLTTLMVTHNMQQALDLGNRLIMMDKGQIILEVGEDRKHELTIPDLMAEFERIRGEKMNSDRALLG, from the coding sequence TTGCTTAAATTAGACGGCATTAACAAAATTTTCAATGAAGGTACACCTGATGAAAAAATTGCACTTGCTGAAATAAACCTGCATTTAAAACCAGGTGATTTCGTTACAATTATCGGTAGTAATGGTGCCGGTAAATCAACGATGATGAATATGATTTCTGGCGCGTTAACACCTGACTTCGGTTCTGTTTTAATAGACGGTAATAACGTGACGGGGTTGCCCGAATATAAACGCTCGCATTTTATTGGGCGAGTGTTTCAGGACCCTATGGCGGGTACAGCACCAACAATGACGATTGAAGAAAATTTAGCACTAGCGTATTCTAGAAATAAGAGTCGGGGATTGCATATTGGTGTGGATAAGAAGCGCCGACAAGTTTTTAAGGAATCATTAGAGATGCTTGGCTTAAACTTGGAAAATCGTCTATCGGCAAAGGTTGGTCTTCTTTCTGGTGGTGAGCGTCAGGCGTTATCACTTCTCATGGCCACGTTTACGAAGCCATCGATTTTATTGCTAGATGAGCATACAGCAGCACTTGACCCTTCGCGTGCTGAGCTTATTACGCGCATTACGAAGCATTTAGTTGAAAAGGATAACCTTACAACGCTGATGGTAACACACAATATGCAACAAGCATTGGATTTAGGAAATCGCCTCATTATGATGGATAAAGGTCAAATCATTTTGGAAGTCGGTGAGGATCGTAAACACGAACTAACTATTCCTGATTTAATGGCTGAATTTGAACGCATCCGTGGAGAGAAAATGAATTCAGACCGTGCGTTGCTAGGATAA
- a CDS encoding ABC transporter permease, with amino-acid sequence MFTAIFGSVEQGIIYAIMALGVYLTFRVLDFPDLTVDGSFVTGAATAATMILLGYHPILATLVAIVAGFIAGCMTGILHTKGKINPLLSGILMMIALYSINLRIMGLTAESTIGRPNIPLLNSETLFSKFQTFWSNLGIDDALNNVLESIGIQQVPSTWGTLIVVLLITILIKFIADWFLKTEVGLAIRATGDNKRMIRSFSANTDTLIILGLGLSNALVAFSGALIAQYSKFSDVSMGIGMIVIGLASVIIGEAIFGTKTIMRTTLAVIAGAIIYRIILALALRVDFLDSGDMKLITAIIVILALVVPQFVDKNKERKRKAKRAAERTQVKPVEQGGKGLA; translated from the coding sequence ATGTTTACAGCAATATTTGGCTCAGTGGAGCAAGGAATCATCTATGCAATTATGGCACTCGGTGTGTACTTAACATTCCGCGTGTTAGATTTTCCGGATTTAACGGTTGATGGAAGCTTTGTAACAGGGGCGGCAACAGCAGCGACAATGATTCTGCTTGGCTACCACCCAATCTTAGCGACTTTAGTGGCAATTGTTGCTGGATTTATTGCAGGATGTATGACAGGAATTCTTCACACAAAAGGGAAGATCAATCCGCTATTATCAGGAATTTTAATGATGATTGCCTTGTATTCTATTAACCTACGTATCATGGGGTTAACTGCAGAAAGTACGATAGGTCGTCCGAATATTCCATTGTTAAACTCTGAAACATTGTTTTCAAAGTTTCAAACATTTTGGAGTAATTTAGGTATCGATGATGCATTAAATAACGTATTAGAAAGCATCGGCATTCAGCAAGTACCGTCAACTTGGGGTACGTTGATTGTAGTTTTACTCATCACGATTTTAATTAAATTTATTGCGGACTGGTTCTTAAAAACAGAAGTTGGGCTTGCTATCCGAGCAACAGGAGATAATAAACGAATGATTCGTAGTTTCTCTGCGAATACAGATACACTTATTATTCTTGGGCTAGGTCTTTCAAATGCACTTGTCGCATTTTCTGGAGCTTTAATCGCACAATATTCGAAGTTCTCGGATGTTAGTATGGGGATCGGTATGATTGTGATCGGCCTTGCTTCTGTCATTATAGGTGAAGCAATCTTTGGCACAAAAACAATTATGCGAACTACTTTAGCTGTAATCGCAGGTGCTATTATTTACCGCATTATTTTAGCGTTAGCATTACGCGTTGATTTCCTTGATTCAGGCGATATGAAATTAATCACGGCGATTATCGTTATTTTAGCGCTTGTTGTACCGCAATTTGTTGATAAAAATAAAGAACGAAAGCGCAAAGCAAAGCGTGCAGCAGAACGTACTCAAGTAAAACCGGTAGAGCAGGGGGGAAAAGGCCTTGCTTAA
- a CDS encoding ABC transporter substrate-binding protein codes for MKRNMTKLSFLLFGLVLLLAACGSGGSSSSDSKGDEKNNASESGSVDQKTYKIGITQIVEHPSLNAATEGFKKAIEDSGLKVDYDPQIAQGDNSLNTTIANNLVSANVDLIFANSTPSAQAAATATSDIPIIFTSVTDAVGAQLIESMEKPGKNVTGTIDLHPETISKTVAFLKELGAKNVGMVYNAGEQNSVAQVTEVKKVMAEQGLEVKEASAATSADVKQAAESLIGKVDAFYIITDNTVVSALESVIDVANANKLPLIVGELDSVERGGLAAFGFEYYDIGYEAGQMAVKILKGEATAADTPAQYPQNLKLVVNKKVADDLGIEIKDSWGAELLEK; via the coding sequence GTGAAGCGCAATATGACAAAGCTTTCGTTCCTATTATTTGGATTAGTATTACTGCTTGCTGCTTGTGGTAGCGGGGGTTCTAGTTCATCTGATTCAAAAGGCGACGAAAAGAATAATGCAAGTGAGAGCGGTAGTGTAGATCAAAAAACATATAAAATCGGGATTACGCAAATTGTTGAGCATCCATCTTTAAATGCGGCAACAGAAGGCTTTAAAAAAGCAATTGAGGATTCTGGCTTAAAAGTGGATTACGATCCACAAATCGCACAAGGTGATAACAGTCTGAATACGACAATTGCCAATAACTTAGTAAGTGCAAACGTAGATTTAATTTTTGCTAACTCTACACCTTCTGCACAAGCGGCAGCGACTGCTACAAGCGATATTCCAATTATCTTTACTTCGGTAACAGATGCAGTTGGTGCGCAACTAATTGAATCAATGGAGAAACCAGGGAAAAATGTAACAGGTACGATTGATTTACATCCTGAAACAATTTCTAAAACGGTAGCATTCTTAAAAGAGCTAGGTGCTAAAAATGTAGGTATGGTCTACAATGCTGGTGAGCAAAATTCAGTAGCACAAGTAACAGAAGTGAAGAAGGTAATGGCCGAGCAAGGGCTTGAAGTAAAAGAAGCTTCAGCTGCAACTTCAGCAGATGTAAAACAAGCTGCTGAATCATTAATTGGTAAAGTAGATGCATTCTATATCATTACAGATAATACAGTAGTTTCTGCATTAGAATCTGTCATTGATGTTGCTAATGCAAATAAATTACCGCTTATTGTAGGAGAACTTGATTCTGTAGAGCGTGGTGGCTTAGCGGCATTTGGCTTTGAGTACTATGATATCGGTTATGAGGCTGGTCAAATGGCTGTGAAAATTTTAAAAGGTGAGGCTACGGCAGCTGATACACCAGCTCAATATCCTCAAAACTTAAAATTAGTAGTGAACAAAAAAGTAGCTGATGATTTAGGAATCGAAATTAAAGATTCTTGGGGCGCAGAGCTTTTAGAGAAATAA